One Telluria mixta DNA window includes the following coding sequences:
- the bamC gene encoding outer membrane protein assembly factor BamC produces the protein MMTSTAARTVALTAIAFSLAACTTVFESDKVDYKASKKAAPLDVPPDLTQLQKDNRYAVPDGRGVATASGFQQQRGAAPAVAAASGEQIGQLPSDTIRIERNGNQRWLVIKATPEQLWPQLLEFWHGAGFTVETESPQTGIMETNWAENRAKIPQDFIRRTIGKVFDSAYSTGERDKFRTRLERRPDGATEIYISHRGAEEVLTGPQKEQATWTARPNDPELEAEFLSRLMAQLTGTKVKEATAFVTNAPLEAQHAKLEGNKVVVDEGFDRAWRRVGLALDRVGFTVEDRDRVQGIYFVRYVDPDAVKKEGFFSKLFGGEDKNKEAQKYRVIVSTAQGATSTDVTVQTNDGKPETSPTGAKILKLLADELK, from the coding sequence ATGATGACCTCCACCGCAGCCCGCACCGTGGCGCTGACCGCCATCGCGTTCAGCCTGGCCGCGTGCACGACCGTGTTCGAATCGGACAAGGTGGACTACAAGGCTTCCAAGAAAGCGGCACCGCTGGACGTTCCGCCCGACCTGACCCAGCTGCAGAAGGACAACCGCTACGCCGTGCCGGATGGCCGCGGCGTCGCCACCGCCTCGGGCTTCCAGCAGCAGCGCGGCGCCGCACCGGCCGTCGCGGCCGCCTCCGGCGAACAGATCGGCCAGCTGCCCAGCGACACGATCCGCATCGAGCGCAACGGTAACCAGCGCTGGCTCGTGATCAAGGCAACCCCGGAACAGCTGTGGCCGCAACTGCTGGAGTTCTGGCATGGCGCGGGCTTCACCGTCGAGACCGAGTCGCCGCAGACCGGCATCATGGAAACGAACTGGGCCGAGAACCGCGCCAAGATCCCGCAAGACTTCATCCGTCGCACCATCGGCAAGGTCTTCGATTCCGCGTATTCGACGGGCGAGCGCGACAAGTTCCGCACCCGCCTGGAACGCCGTCCGGACGGCGCGACCGAGATCTACATCAGCCACCGCGGCGCGGAAGAAGTGCTGACCGGTCCGCAGAAGGAGCAGGCCACCTGGACCGCGCGTCCGAACGATCCGGAACTGGAAGCGGAATTCCTGAGCCGCCTGATGGCCCAACTGACCGGCACCAAGGTCAAGGAAGCGACCGCGTTCGTGACCAACGCCCCGCTGGAGGCGCAGCACGCCAAGCTGGAAGGCAACAAGGTCGTCGTCGACGAAGGCTTCGACCGCGCATGGCGCCGCGTGGGCCTGGCGCTGGACCGCGTCGGCTTCACGGTGGAAGACCGCGACCGCGTGCAGGGCATCTATTTCGTGCGCTACGTCGATCCGGACGCAGTCAAGAAAGAAGGTTTCTTCAGCAAACTGTTCGGTGGCGAGGACAAGAACAAGGAAGCGCAGAAATACCGCGTGATCGTGTCGACGGCACAGGGCGCGACCAGCACCGACGTGACCGTCCAGACGAACGACGGCAAGCCGGAAACGTCGCCGACCGGCGCCAAGATCCTCAAGCTGCTGGCGGACGAGTTGAAATAA
- a CDS encoding DUF7931 domain-containing protein: protein MMENAPLPFDTRAAFQQHLGEVLVRASASLIMFDPDFALFRLGAPDVDAALRRFLHAGGRLRLALHDPAYLEREAPRFLRLLRDYAHGIECRRTPRSLRELADSFCIADNVHIVRRFHSDHLRGEAAFDAPQQTELSRLRFDAVWAESQPGLQASVTGL, encoded by the coding sequence ATGATGGAAAACGCGCCCCTGCCCTTCGATACCCGCGCCGCGTTCCAGCAGCATCTGGGCGAGGTACTGGTGCGGGCAAGCGCGTCGCTCATCATGTTCGATCCGGACTTCGCTTTGTTCCGGCTGGGCGCGCCGGACGTGGACGCGGCCCTGCGCCGCTTCCTGCACGCCGGCGGCCGCCTGCGCCTGGCGCTGCACGATCCGGCGTACCTGGAGCGGGAGGCGCCGCGCTTCCTGCGCCTGCTGAGGGATTATGCCCACGGCATCGAATGCCGGCGCACGCCGCGCTCGCTGCGCGAGCTCGCGGATTCGTTCTGCATCGCGGATAATGTGCACATCGTGCGGCGCTTCCACAGCGATCATCTGCGCGGCGAGGCAGCCTTTGACGCACCGCAACAAACTGAGCTGTCGCGTCTGCGTTTCGACGCAGTTTGGGCAGAATCACAGCCTGGTCTGCAGGCCAGTGTTACCGGGCTGTAA
- a CDS encoding cupin domain-containing protein, which produces MQKLQLLGNITPAQFLRDYWHKKPLLIRQAIPNFKPLLKVDKLAELAKLNHVESRLVTLTEGHGGDRRWDMQHGPLAELPPTTQREWTMLVQGVNLHDPKADDLLRQFRFVPDARLDDLMVSYATDGGGVGPHFDSYDVFLLQAQGKRRWRIGAQQDLTLVEGLPLKILANFEPEEEFVLEPGDMLYLPPHYAHDGVAEGECMTYSIGFRSPSFQELGEAFLQFMADSIDLPGRYADPGLQPAKNPAEIPRDMLATVTEELNKVRWDEEDVTIFMGEYLSEPKHNAFFTPVAKPLTVGRFMEQAAKKGLKLSPKTLMLYRGKHVFINGESFAVGRADKVVLDVLANERALAGNLVGQASDDVLEALYTWYQDGWLELG; this is translated from the coding sequence ATGCAAAAATTACAGCTCCTCGGGAACATCACACCCGCCCAGTTCCTCCGCGATTACTGGCACAAGAAACCCCTCCTGATCCGTCAGGCCATCCCCAATTTCAAGCCGCTGCTCAAGGTCGACAAGCTGGCCGAGCTGGCGAAGCTGAACCACGTCGAGTCGCGCCTGGTGACCCTGACCGAGGGCCACGGTGGCGACCGCCGATGGGACATGCAGCACGGCCCGCTGGCCGAGCTGCCGCCGACAACCCAGCGCGAATGGACCATGCTCGTGCAGGGCGTCAACCTGCACGACCCGAAGGCGGACGACCTGCTGCGCCAGTTCCGCTTCGTGCCGGACGCGCGCCTGGACGACCTGATGGTCAGCTATGCGACGGACGGCGGCGGCGTCGGCCCGCATTTCGATTCCTACGACGTGTTCCTGCTGCAGGCGCAGGGCAAGCGCCGCTGGCGCATCGGCGCGCAGCAGGATCTCACGCTCGTCGAGGGCCTGCCGCTGAAGATCCTCGCCAACTTCGAGCCGGAAGAAGAATTCGTGCTGGAACCGGGCGACATGCTGTACCTGCCCCCGCACTATGCGCACGACGGCGTGGCCGAGGGCGAATGCATGACGTATTCGATCGGCTTCCGCTCGCCGTCGTTCCAGGAGCTGGGCGAAGCCTTCCTGCAGTTCATGGCCGACTCGATCGACCTGCCGGGCCGCTACGCCGACCCGGGCCTGCAGCCCGCGAAGAACCCGGCCGAGATCCCGCGCGACATGCTGGCCACCGTCACCGAAGAACTCAACAAGGTGCGCTGGGACGAGGAAGACGTCACGATCTTCATGGGCGAATACCTGTCCGAGCCGAAGCACAACGCGTTCTTCACGCCGGTGGCGAAGCCGCTGACGGTGGGCCGCTTCATGGAACAGGCCGCCAAAAAGGGCCTCAAACTGTCGCCCAAGACCCTGATGCTCTACCGCGGCAAGCACGTGTTCATCAATGGCGAATCGTTCGCCGTCGGACGCGCGGACAAGGTCGTGCTGGACGTGCTCGCCAACGAGCGGGCCCTGGCAGGCAATCTGGTCGGCCAAGCGTCGGACGACGTGCTGGAGGCGCTGTACACCTGGTACCAGGACGGCTGGCTCGAGCTGGGCTGA
- a CDS encoding tryptophan--tRNA ligase: protein MFPDRVVSGMRPTGLMHLGHYHGALKNWIRMQSELPCLFFVADWHALTTHYDDPAIIEKSTWDMVIDWLAAGIDPAQATIFIQSKVPEHAELHLLLSMATPLGWLERVPTYKDQIENLANRDLTTYGFLGYPLLQAADVLIYRATQVPVGEDQVPHIEMMREIARRFNHLYGKEPGFEQKALDAVKKLGSKRAKLYAELRTAYQQDGDAAALEQAQAMLDEAGSLSNIDRERLFGYLEGSRKIILVEPQVKLTEASRLPGLDGRKMSKSYGNSISLREDPASVTKKIRTMPTDPARVRRSDAGDPLKCPVWQLHEVYSDATTKDWVMKGCTSAGIGCLECKQPVVEAVLAEQEPMHERAQQYIDDPSLVRAIVADGCEKARKLAQETMRDVREVMGLSYT from the coding sequence ATGTTTCCCGACCGTGTCGTTTCCGGCATGCGCCCGACCGGGCTGATGCACCTTGGCCACTACCACGGGGCCCTGAAGAACTGGATCCGCATGCAGTCCGAACTGCCTTGCCTGTTCTTCGTGGCCGACTGGCACGCGTTGACCACGCATTACGACGACCCGGCGATCATCGAGAAAAGCACGTGGGACATGGTCATCGACTGGCTGGCGGCCGGCATCGATCCGGCCCAGGCCACGATCTTCATCCAGTCGAAAGTGCCGGAGCACGCGGAACTGCATTTGCTGCTGTCGATGGCCACGCCGCTCGGCTGGCTCGAGCGCGTGCCGACGTACAAGGACCAGATCGAGAACCTCGCGAACCGCGACCTCACCACCTATGGCTTCCTCGGTTACCCGCTGCTGCAGGCGGCCGACGTGCTGATCTACCGCGCCACGCAGGTGCCGGTGGGCGAGGACCAGGTGCCGCACATCGAGATGATGCGAGAAATTGCGCGGCGCTTTAACCACCTGTACGGCAAGGAGCCGGGCTTCGAGCAGAAGGCGCTGGATGCCGTGAAGAAGCTGGGCAGCAAGCGCGCCAAGCTGTATGCGGAACTGCGCACCGCCTACCAGCAGGACGGCGACGCGGCCGCGCTGGAGCAGGCGCAGGCCATGCTGGACGAGGCGGGCAGCCTGTCGAACATCGATCGCGAGCGCCTGTTCGGCTACCTGGAAGGCAGCCGCAAGATCATCCTCGTCGAGCCGCAGGTGAAACTGACGGAAGCATCGCGCCTGCCGGGCCTCGATGGCCGCAAGATGTCCAAGAGCTACGGCAACTCGATCTCGCTGCGCGAAGATCCGGCCTCCGTCACGAAGAAGATCCGCACGATGCCGACCGATCCCGCGCGCGTGCGCCGCAGCGACGCGGGCGATCCGCTGAAGTGCCCCGTGTGGCAGCTGCACGAAGTCTATTCCGACGCGACCACGAAGGACTGGGTCATGAAAGGCTGCACGAGCGCCGGCATCGGCTGCCTCGAATGCAAGCAGCCCGTCGTGGAAGCCGTGCTGGCCGAGCAGGAGCCGATGCACGAGCGCGCGCAGCAGTACATCGACGATCCGTCGCTCGTGCGTGCGATCGTCGCCGACGGCTGCGAGAAGGCGCGCAAGCTGGCGCAGGAAACCATGCGCGACGTGCGCGAAGTCATGGGTCTCTCGTACACGTGA
- a CDS encoding L-threonylcarbamoyladenylate synthase, with product MTQYFEVHPQNPQARLIRQAAQIIQGGGIVAAPTDSAYALVCRLDDKAAVEKLRRIRGVDEKHHLTLLVRDLSEIATYARVDNRQYRQLKAVTPGPYTVILEATKEVPRRLSHPSRKTIGIRVPENTILLALLEELGEPLIGTTLQLPGDDNMLSDPDEVRERLDRQIELVIDGGAGTLEPTTIVDLTGPDAELVREGRGDPAAFGL from the coding sequence ATGACCCAATACTTCGAAGTTCACCCCCAGAATCCGCAGGCGCGCCTGATCCGCCAGGCCGCGCAGATCATCCAGGGCGGCGGCATCGTCGCCGCGCCGACCGATTCCGCGTATGCGCTCGTGTGCCGCCTCGACGACAAGGCGGCCGTCGAAAAACTGCGGCGCATCCGCGGCGTCGACGAGAAGCATCATCTCACGCTGCTCGTGCGCGACCTGTCCGAGATCGCCACGTATGCGCGCGTCGACAACCGCCAGTACCGGCAACTGAAAGCCGTCACGCCGGGCCCGTACACGGTGATCCTGGAAGCGACGAAGGAAGTGCCGCGCAGGCTGTCGCACCCGTCGCGCAAGACGATCGGCATCCGCGTGCCGGAAAACACGATCCTGCTGGCGCTGCTGGAAGAGCTGGGCGAACCGCTGATCGGCACCACGTTGCAACTGCCGGGCGACGACAACATGCTGTCCGATCCGGACGAGGTGCGCGAGCGCCTCGACAGGCAGATCGAACTCGTGATCGACGGCGGTGCCGGCACGCTCGAACCCACCACCATCGTCGACCTCACGGGTCCCGACGCCGAGCTCGTACGCGAGGGCCGGGGCGATCCGGCCGCGTTCGGCCTGTAG
- the dapA gene encoding 4-hydroxy-tetrahydrodipicolinate synthase, whose translation MIKGSIVAIVTPMFEDGSLDRDSLRQLLDWHVAEGTDAICIVGTTGESATVSPDEHCELIKLAVDHIAGRIPVIAGTGGNSTVEAIALTRHAKEVGADASLQVVPYYNRPSQEGMYRHFKAIAESTDLPVILYNVPGRTVADMSNETVLRLAAIDNIIGIKDATGNLARGIELLRDIDRSFAGKGKSFGVFSGDDASALALMLCGGAGNISVTANVAPRAMAEMCKAALNGEAARAIEINNSVLELHSKLFVEPNPVPVKWALAEMGKMPAGLRLPLAPLSAQYHDTVRTALRASGVL comes from the coding sequence ATGATTAAGGGCAGCATAGTAGCAATCGTCACACCGATGTTCGAGGATGGAAGTCTGGACAGGGACAGCCTGCGCCAACTCCTCGACTGGCATGTGGCGGAAGGTACGGACGCAATCTGCATCGTCGGCACGACCGGCGAGTCGGCCACCGTGAGCCCGGACGAACACTGCGAACTGATCAAGCTGGCCGTCGACCACATCGCCGGCCGCATTCCGGTCATCGCCGGCACGGGCGGCAATTCGACGGTCGAAGCGATCGCGCTCACCCGTCATGCGAAAGAAGTCGGCGCCGACGCGTCGCTGCAGGTCGTCCCGTACTACAACCGTCCGTCGCAGGAAGGCATGTATCGCCACTTCAAGGCGATCGCCGAATCGACCGACCTGCCGGTGATCCTGTACAACGTGCCGGGCCGTACCGTGGCCGACATGAGCAACGAGACCGTGCTGCGCCTGGCCGCCATCGACAACATCATCGGCATCAAGGACGCGACCGGCAACCTGGCCCGCGGCATCGAACTGCTGCGCGACATCGACCGTTCGTTCGCCGGCAAGGGCAAATCGTTCGGCGTGTTCTCGGGCGACGACGCGAGCGCACTGGCGCTGATGCTGTGCGGCGGCGCCGGCAACATCTCCGTGACCGCGAACGTGGCACCGCGCGCGATGGCCGAGATGTGCAAGGCCGCGCTGAACGGCGAAGCTGCCCGCGCCATCGAGATCAACAACAGCGTCCTCGAACTGCACAGCAAGCTGTTCGTCGAGCCGAACCCGGTGCCGGTGAAATGGGCGCTGGCTGAAATGGGCAAGATGCCGGCCGGCCTGCGCCTGCCGCTCGCGCCGCTGTCCGCGCAATACCACGACACCGTCCGCACCGCGCTGCGCGCTTCCGGCGTCCTTTGA
- a CDS encoding site-2 protease family protein gives MHDAAQAFVAKRFGDNTAHAAGRTTFNPLAHIDPIGTIVIPVVMYLTVHFVFGYAKPLPINYGQMRNPKRDMAWVALAGPGANFLMALIWLLLGIFLDYFSVQESFPHLVADAGLKTNLWLMAFNLLPIPSMDGGRVLFSLLPHKAAFQFARLEPYGFIILLALIFLHVIEHWLFWVGVIANLLLHLIVYPLNFLLT, from the coding sequence ATGCACGACGCCGCCCAGGCGTTCGTCGCGAAACGCTTCGGAGACAACACCGCACACGCCGCCGGGCGTACCACTTTCAATCCGCTGGCTCACATCGATCCGATCGGCACCATCGTCATTCCGGTGGTGATGTACCTGACGGTGCACTTCGTGTTCGGCTACGCGAAACCGCTGCCGATCAACTACGGGCAGATGCGCAATCCGAAGCGCGACATGGCGTGGGTCGCCCTGGCCGGTCCGGGTGCGAACTTCCTGATGGCGCTGATCTGGCTCCTGCTGGGGATTTTCCTCGACTACTTCAGCGTGCAGGAGTCGTTCCCGCACCTCGTGGCGGACGCCGGCCTGAAGACGAACCTGTGGCTGATGGCGTTCAACCTGTTGCCGATCCCGTCGATGGATGGCGGCCGCGTACTGTTCAGCCTGCTGCCGCACAAGGCCGCATTCCAGTTCGCGCGCCTGGAACCGTACGGTTTCATCATCCTGCTCGCGCTGATCTTCCTGCACGTGATCGAGCACTGGCTGTTCTGGGTGGGCGTGATCGCGAACCTGCTGCTGCACCTGATCGTCTATCCCCTGAATTTTCTCCTGACCTGA
- a CDS encoding class I SAM-dependent methyltransferase, with the protein MHGAGDNPSAWVARWAKAIPPGETLDLACGGGRHARLLAALGHPVLAVDRDAASLEQAAGPGITTFQYDLEEEGAAWPFAPGRFTGIVVTNYLHRPLFAHLAGALAPNGILVYETFALGNERFGKPSNPAFLLASGELLDVASRHGLRVLAYEDGVIDAPRPARVQRLCAAGPDVDPGAIRLDM; encoded by the coding sequence ATGCACGGCGCCGGCGACAATCCATCTGCCTGGGTCGCGCGCTGGGCGAAGGCGATCCCGCCCGGCGAGACGCTCGATCTCGCATGTGGCGGCGGCCGCCATGCGCGCCTGCTGGCGGCGCTCGGCCATCCCGTGCTGGCCGTCGATCGCGACGCCGCGTCTCTCGAGCAGGCGGCCGGACCTGGCATCACGACGTTTCAATACGACCTGGAAGAAGAAGGTGCGGCATGGCCGTTCGCGCCGGGACGTTTTACCGGCATCGTCGTGACGAACTACCTGCACCGGCCGCTGTTCGCGCATCTCGCGGGCGCGCTGGCGCCGAACGGGATCCTTGTCTACGAAACCTTCGCGCTCGGGAACGAACGCTTCGGTAAACCATCCAACCCGGCGTTCCTGCTGGCGTCCGGCGAACTGCTGGACGTCGCGTCACGCCACGGCTTGCGGGTGCTCGCGTACGAGGATGGCGTCATCGATGCGCCCCGTCCGGCCCGCGTACAAAGGCTGTGCGCGGCGGGTCCGGACGTGGATCCGGGAGCAATCAGGCTCGATATGTAA
- a CDS encoding FKBP-type peptidyl-prolyl cis-trans isomerase — translation MKIAQNTVVSVNYKLSDAQNNLIEDGAQPMVYLHGGYENTLPKIEEELDGKDVGYTSTIQIEPEDAFGDYDPNLVKVEDRNRLPEPIEVGMQFEGMAEGSDEEPVIFTVTEVADDKVVLDGNHPLAGMALRFDLSVIDVRAATEEEIAHGHVHGAHGHDHGHGEIDDSEEGDHFRSQPLQ, via the coding sequence ATGAAGATTGCCCAGAACACGGTTGTGTCGGTCAACTATAAACTGTCCGACGCCCAGAACAACCTGATCGAAGACGGCGCCCAGCCGATGGTCTACCTGCACGGTGGCTACGAAAACACGCTGCCGAAGATCGAAGAAGAGCTGGACGGCAAGGACGTGGGTTACACGTCGACCATCCAGATCGAGCCGGAAGACGCGTTCGGCGACTACGATCCGAACCTGGTCAAGGTCGAGGACCGTAACCGCCTGCCGGAACCGATCGAAGTCGGCATGCAGTTCGAAGGCATGGCCGAGGGCAGCGACGAAGAGCCGGTCATCTTCACCGTCACCGAAGTCGCCGACGACAAGGTCGTCCTGGACGGCAATCACCCGCTGGCCGGCATGGCCCTGCGCTTCGACCTGTCCGTGATCGACGTGCGTGCCGCCACGGAGGAAGAGATTGCACACGGCCACGTGCACGGCGCCCACGGCCATGACCACGGCCACGGCGAGATCGACGACAGCGAAGAGGGCGACCACTTCCGCAGCCAGCCGCTGCAGTAA
- the mutS gene encoding DNA mismatch repair protein MutS → MMQQYLSIKADYPTMLVFYRMGDFYELFFEDAEKAARILGITLTARGSSGGNPIKMAGVPFHSLDPYLAKLVKLGESCAICEQIGDPALSKGPVERKVVRVVTPGTLTDADLLPEKAERPLLAVCTVANRKVVTTGLAWMSLASGGLRLMEFAGDARAAAVRLVQELERIAPAEVLRADGGADLFEESPVGHTARVPDWHFDVVHGHKALLDQLGVATLSGFGADGLGAAFGAAGALLRYAQATQGRGLQHVKSLAVESESEFIGLDASTRRNLELTETIRGHESPTLFSLLDGCRTAMGSRLLRYWLHHAKRDQRVARSRHEAIEALAQREAMHDLSATLAHVPDIERITTRIALLTARPRDLASLRDGLKQLPALREQVARCFIPGDSCLLRDIHDAIAVPEACADLLQRAIATEPAAMVRDGGVFARGFDAELDELRALSENAGQFLVDLEARERARTGIANLRVEYNRVHGFYIEVTNGQADKVPDDYRRRQTLKNCERYITPELKAFEDKALSAQDRALAREKLLYELLLADLAPHIVCLQRIASGIAQLDTITALADHAVRNHWCMPQLVEEPFLTIVEGRHPVVENQIERFIANDCKLSNDRRLLLITGPNMGGKSTFMRQVALITLLAYVGSYVPATSATIGPIDRIFTRIGASDDLANGRSTFMVEMTESATILNGATEHSLVLMDEVGRGTSTFDGLALAWAIARHLIETSRSFTLFATHYFELTQLPEQHPSAVNVHLSAVEHKDSIVFLHAVQDGPASQSYGLQVAQLAGVPPAVIRAARKHLARLEAQALDATPQLDLFAPAPCDEGDAEAAPVATPAPAPAESPALTLLDAIDPDALSPREALERLYELKRLASA, encoded by the coding sequence ATGATGCAGCAGTACCTGAGCATCAAGGCCGACTACCCCACGATGCTCGTCTTCTACCGGATGGGCGACTTCTACGAGCTGTTCTTCGAGGACGCCGAGAAGGCCGCGCGCATCCTGGGCATCACCCTGACGGCGCGCGGCAGCTCGGGCGGGAATCCGATCAAGATGGCGGGCGTGCCCTTCCACTCGCTCGATCCCTACCTCGCCAAGCTCGTCAAGCTGGGCGAGTCGTGCGCGATCTGCGAGCAGATCGGCGACCCGGCGCTGAGCAAAGGCCCCGTGGAGCGCAAGGTCGTGCGCGTCGTCACGCCGGGGACGCTGACGGATGCCGACCTGCTGCCCGAGAAAGCCGAGCGTCCCCTGCTCGCCGTGTGCACGGTCGCGAACCGCAAGGTGGTCACGACGGGTCTCGCGTGGATGTCGCTCGCGAGCGGGGGACTCCGGCTGATGGAATTCGCGGGCGACGCCCGCGCGGCCGCCGTGCGGCTCGTGCAGGAACTGGAACGCATCGCGCCGGCCGAAGTGCTGCGTGCCGACGGCGGCGCCGACCTGTTCGAAGAATCGCCGGTCGGTCACACGGCACGCGTGCCGGACTGGCATTTCGACGTCGTGCATGGCCACAAGGCGCTGCTCGATCAACTCGGTGTCGCGACACTGTCCGGCTTCGGCGCGGACGGTCTCGGCGCCGCGTTCGGCGCGGCCGGCGCGCTGCTGCGCTATGCCCAGGCGACGCAGGGCCGCGGCCTGCAGCACGTGAAGAGTCTCGCGGTCGAATCGGAGAGCGAATTCATCGGCCTCGACGCGTCCACGCGCCGCAACCTGGAGCTGACGGAGACGATCCGCGGCCACGAATCGCCCACCTTGTTCTCGCTGCTGGACGGCTGCCGGACGGCGATGGGTTCGCGCCTGCTGCGCTACTGGCTGCACCACGCGAAGCGCGACCAGCGCGTGGCCCGTTCGCGCCACGAAGCCATCGAGGCGCTGGCCCAGCGCGAGGCGATGCACGACCTGTCCGCGACGCTCGCGCATGTGCCCGACATCGAGCGCATCACGACGCGCATCGCGCTGCTGACGGCGCGTCCGCGCGATCTCGCGAGCCTGCGCGACGGCCTGAAACAACTGCCCGCGCTGCGCGAGCAGGTGGCACGCTGCTTCATCCCCGGCGACTCGTGCCTGCTGCGCGACATCCACGACGCCATCGCGGTGCCCGAGGCGTGCGCGGACCTCCTGCAACGCGCCATCGCGACGGAGCCGGCCGCCATGGTGCGCGACGGCGGCGTGTTCGCACGCGGCTTCGATGCGGAGCTCGACGAGCTGCGCGCGCTGTCCGAGAACGCGGGCCAGTTCCTCGTCGACCTGGAAGCGCGCGAGCGTGCGCGCACCGGCATCGCCAACCTGCGTGTCGAGTACAACCGCGTGCACGGCTTCTATATCGAAGTCACGAACGGCCAGGCCGACAAGGTGCCCGACGATTACCGCCGCCGCCAGACCCTGAAGAACTGCGAGCGCTACATCACGCCGGAACTGAAGGCGTTCGAGGACAAGGCCCTGTCCGCGCAGGACCGCGCCCTCGCGCGCGAAAAGCTGCTGTACGAGCTGCTGCTGGCCGACCTCGCGCCGCACATCGTGTGCCTGCAGCGCATCGCGTCCGGCATCGCGCAGCTCGATACGATCACCGCCCTCGCCGACCACGCCGTGCGCAACCACTGGTGCATGCCGCAGCTGGTCGAGGAGCCGTTTCTGACGATCGTCGAAGGCCGTCACCCGGTCGTCGAGAACCAGATCGAGCGCTTCATCGCGAACGACTGCAAGCTGTCCAACGACCGCCGCCTGCTGTTGATCACGGGCCCGAACATGGGCGGTAAATCGACGTTCATGCGACAGGTCGCGCTCATTACGCTGCTCGCTTACGTGGGCAGCTACGTGCCCGCGACGAGTGCGACGATCGGTCCCATCGACCGCATCTTCACGCGTATCGGCGCGTCGGACGACCTGGCCAACGGCCGCTCGACGTTCATGGTGGAGATGACGGAATCGGCCACGATCCTGAACGGCGCGACCGAGCACTCGCTCGTGCTGATGGACGAAGTGGGCCGCGGCACGTCGACGTTCGACGGCCTCGCGCTCGCGTGGGCCATCGCGCGCCACCTGATCGAGACGAGCCGCAGCTTTACGCTGTTCGCCACGCACTACTTCGAACTGACGCAGCTGCCGGAACAGCATCCGAGCGCGGTCAACGTGCACCTGTCGGCCGTCGAGCACAAGGACAGCATCGTGTTCCTGCACGCCGTGCAGGACGGCCCGGCGTCGCAGAGCTACGGCCTGCAGGTCGCGCAACTGGCGGGCGTGCCCCCTGCCGTAATTCGCGCGGCGCGCAAGCATCTGGCGCGGCTGGAAGCCCAGGCGCTCGATGCGACGCCGCAGCTCGACCTGTTCGCGCCGGCGCCGTGTGACGAGGGCGACGCCGAGGCCGCGCCCGTGGCCACGCCGGCGCCCGCACCCGCCGAATCGCCCGCGCTGACGCTGCTGGACGCCATCGATCCGGATGCCCTGAGCCCGCGTGAAGCGCTCGAGCGCCTGTACGAGCTCAAGCGCCTGGCCTCGGCCTGA